A genomic segment from Schistocerca piceifrons isolate TAMUIC-IGC-003096 chromosome 4, iqSchPice1.1, whole genome shotgun sequence encodes:
- the LOC124796149 gene encoding uncharacterized protein LOC124796149 gives MIRNHKSLSEEKILLLLEGDLSDLDLDTSDVEEEIENARQQDPTTLDIQFLQGMDLDMVEILDPQANDEDDVPLASRLLAEQNLAPSHSAQKIQCDTNWDLRWRMKDIEEVDTSCNAVFSDPPGDELTPLQYFRTMCSDDIIQSLVEQSNLYCTQKTCASLDTNVREIEKYIGINILAGVVKMPSYRMYWAEATRFSPLADSMPRNRYDKLRNYLHVNDNTKMKQREDPDYGKLFKVRPFVDKIKPGFSIIEPEEYHSVDELIIPFKGHSPLKQYVKSKRHKWGTKVFARAGSSGIVYNFKIY, from the coding sequence ATGATTCGCAATCATAAATCATTATCAGAAGAAAAAATATTGTTGCTTCTCGAAGGTGATTTATCTGATTTGGACCTTGATACGTCTGATGTGGAGGAAGAGATTGAAAATGCTCGGCAGCAGGACCCTACTACACTGGATATACAGTTTCTTCAAGGAATGGACCTTGATATGGTTGAAATTCTGGACCCTCAAGccaatgatgaagatgatgttccCTTAGCTTCAAGATTACTTGCTGAGCAAAACCTTGCACCAAGTCATTCAGCTCAGAAAATTCAGTGTGATACAAACTGGGATCTTCGGTGGAGAATGAAGGACATTGAAGAAGTGGACACATCATGTAATGCAGTATTTTCTGACCCTCCAGGAGATGAACTGACACCTTTGCAGTATTTCAGAACAATGTGTAGTGATGACATTATCCAGAGCCTAGTCGAGCAATCTAATCTATACTGCACACAGAAAACATGTGCATCTTTAGATACAAATGTTCGTGAAATAGAAAAGTATATAGGGATAAACATCCTAGCAGGTGTTGTGAAAATGCCTAGTTACAGAATGTACTGGGCAGAGGCTACAAGATTTTCTCCATTAGCTGACTCAATGCCTAGAAATAGGTATGATAAGCtaagaaattatttacatgtgaatgACAACACTAAAATGAAACAAAGAGAGGACCCTGATTATGGCAAGCTGTTCAAGGTGAGACCATTTGTTGACAAAATCAAACCAGGTTTTTCAATTATTGAACCTGAGGAATATCATTCAGTGGATGAATTAATCATTCCTTTCAAAGGTCATTCACCCctgaaacagtatgtaaaaagCAAACGACACAAGTGGGGTACAAAAGTTTTTGCCCGTGCTGGTTCTAGTGGAATTgtgtacaattttaaaatatacTGA